Within Runella rosea, the genomic segment TGAAATTCAACCAATTATCTTTATGAAAAAATGCCGCCGAATTACTGTTGCCCATGGGATGGTACGTCATGAGCTGCGTGCCACCATTACCTGCCCGAATACCTTCGGCCATGGCCCTGATGATGGCAAAATGTTTTTCCGCTTCGGGGCTTCTATCCCCACCCAATATCCAAATGACGGGCTTACCTTTGTAGCGTTTTCCCAACCACTCGCCATATACACGGGCATTTTCGGGCGTAAATATCTCTGGCCCTACTCCCCATTTCTTATTAAATTTATCTCCCCAAGTAGGCAGTAAGCCCGTTACTAATCCCAGTGAGGCGGCCTTATTGATGACATAATCTACGTGCTGAAAATACAGTTCATTGGGCTGCGTTGGGTCATTGTTTTTGAGCGGCAACTGACCGTATTGGTTAGGTTGCGTCAGGCCGTCAAACTCTGCCAAAGCCACCGCCTGAATGACCGTAAAACCCTGTTCGGCGCGACGTTTTAAATAAAAATCAGCTTCTTCTTTTGTCAACCGATGAAACAATTCCCACGCGGTATCTCCCAACCAGAAAAACGGCTTGCCATCTCCGCGCGTAATGGTCCGTTTATCGGGCATGATATACAATTTAGACCACTGGGCCTGCTTCGGAGCAGGCTGGGCCCGCAGGAACGAAATCGAGAGCCAAAAAAAGGCCATACCAAGTGTCAGGAATCTCATCATTTACTGTTTTTTGAAGTAGCTAAGGTAATTACTTTCGCAATAATAAGGATGCATAACTTCACTGACTAATATTAACCTTTACATCCCTAAACATGACCAGATTATCGCTGATTCTCAACACTTTTCCGCTAGTTGTCGTTATATTCCTGAGAATGACCTCTTTCGTTATGACATAGGGGAATTTTTCTTTGTAGGAAATATCCGTCATTTGCGGATTGAAATTAGAAAAAATGGCAGGCCCTTGGTAGTTGTCTGGATGCCGGGAGTCGTCGATACGGAGATTTTCAATGGTGATGCGTTCTGGCATATAGCAGGTGTAGCCGAAATCATGCTGACCTGAATAGGATCCGCTTATCAGGGCGGCGCTGGTGGGTCTGCCGTCTGCGGGTACAAAGACACAGTTACGGATTATTAACTCTCCCTGCCATGTACTGCCATAATCGGGGCGCAGGTTGACAATGCTCCTGCCGCGAATGGTGGAATTTTCCACCAGCAAGACGCCGCTGCCGATGGCATTGATCCCCATGTGCCCGAGGGTAGAGTTGCGGATGGTAGCATTAGCAACGCCTTGGTGAGCATCAAACCGGGATAGGATACAATGATCGTAAAGAAGATTTTTACAGAAGTTAGAGCCCAGAATGCCCCAGTACGTATTGTCGTTGATGTCATTGGTCTGGCTGCAATCCACGAAGGATACGTTAAGTGCCCGGTTGACCGATAAGTCGTACGAGCCCATGGAGACTGGCTTACCAGCCGCGCCGATGGTGCTATAGGTTCGGTGTCCCGTCAAGATGGTATTTTTTACCGTTATATAGGAGCATTCACCAATGTTAATGAAGCCTCCGTAGGGCGCACCGTGGTCTTCTTCGCCTTTTATATGGTGCTGTAGCCCTTCTAAAAGTACATTGGAGCGCCTGATGGCGATGTTGCGGTTGTAGTAGGTATATTTTGATTCCGCTTTATTGGCAATAGTGGTGAAATGCCCCCCGGTAATCTTGAGTGGAGTCTCGTCAATGGGCAACGCGGTGATTTCCGTGATTTGGTCGAAATCCCAGATGATTGGAGCGTTCATATCTACGTTACCGTTTTTGTCAACGACAAAAATATCGGTCTGCGAAGATCCATTGTTTTGGTTGAGCCCAAACCGAATGTATTGCTTTACGTTAGCATTTGTGACCGTGATCAAGCAGGGCCCGGACAAAGGCACATCGATTTTTTTCTGATTTCTTTTAAGGGAAGATATCCTTTCTGGCTTGAACGCTTTGAGAGTTGAACTTATCGTGAAAACAGCAGCATTCCGATTTTGCACCTCAGTGTCATCAATAATGAAGGCTGCCGTGCCAAAATCAGTGTCGGTTTGGATGACCGCTGTACGCTCCTTGCCTCCAATGTAATAGGTGGCTCCATCGTCAGCTTTCACCAAAAGGCCGTGTAGGTTGGCAAATGCATGGGTCGCCGCGATAGCGTCTATGTCATCGGCTTTGCCATCGCCTCTGGCGCCGAAGTCACTATAACGAACCAATTTAGCGGCTTTAAATTTAACGACATCTTTTGGCGATACGTTTACCTGCAATTCACCTTTTTCGTTGGTAAATACCTGCGTTTTTTTCTTTTGGGATGTGATCACTACATTTTCAAGCGGGCCTTTATTCTGCCCCTGTGTCATCAATGCACATATTAAAAAGTGGAATATCAGGAGCGTATTCTTCATCATAAGATTTAGCTTAGTCGTCATTAGTTGCAGAAAAGTCAGGGAGATGATTGGGGCGTTACTTTGTGGGTAAAGTTATAAAAAAATGGGCGTGATTTTCTTTTTTACCTTCTTCCAGAATTTCGTTTGACCTGTTCGTTAACAACATAAACCTAGAAGAATCCAACGCTTCCCACAGACTTTAGTCTTGCCCCCCTAAAATCAGGCTATCAATAACCGCGTTATCTTGGTACAAGTAGGGGAACTACAGGCTTTGTGGTACACATTGTATTGCAAGCCAAAATAAAAGGGAGTCACGATTAAACGCAACTCCCTGATAATCAAGTCGGGATAGCGGGATTTGAACCCACGACCCCTTGCCCCCCAGGCTATTTGCTTTGTACTTTTGTTAATTGTCAATATTTTTAATTAATTGAATATCAACTAATTAAAAAATATATATTTTCTAATATTAGCTAATATTTGTACTTTTTTGCTACATTTGTTTAAACCATGTTTAAACCGTATTTAAACCAAATACGAAAATTTCGACCCATTGCCCCTCTGCAACTGTACCGCTATGACCTCCGCAAAAGTAATCCTGTTCACCTCAAAAGTGTTAAAAAATGACGAACATCCCGTCATGCTGCGCCTCATTCAGAATCGAAAAATCAAATACCTGAACTTAGGTTTCAGCTGTTTGGCAAGTGATTGGGATGACAAAACCCACCTCCCCAAAAAGAAGCATCCACTGTATAAAGAAATGGCCGTTGCCATTGGCAGTATTACCAATCGTGCTAACCGAGAAATTTTAAACTTAGAAAACGAAGGCCGCATTTACT encodes:
- a CDS encoding glycoside hydrolase family 140 protein, which translates into the protein MMRFLTLGMAFFWLSISFLRAQPAPKQAQWSKLYIMPDKRTITRGDGKPFFWLGDTAWELFHRLTKEEADFYLKRRAEQGFTVIQAVALAEFDGLTQPNQYGQLPLKNNDPTQPNELYFQHVDYVINKAASLGLVTGLLPTWGDKFNKKWGVGPEIFTPENARVYGEWLGKRYKGKPVIWILGGDRSPEAEKHFAIIRAMAEGIRAGNGGTQLMTYHPMGNSNSAAFFHKDNWLNFNMYQSGHSARNAKNYVMQRQNYQLFPVKPTLDGEPRYEDHPINWKPEQDYFNAHDARQAAWWAMLAGGAGHTYGNHNVWQFFDPNRNKPISVARTHWRRAVDSEGAWQVGFLRKLYESHPWNQLIPEQSLLKGDNPDDAGYQMAAWGESKDFLFAYTPTGKPLKIDLAKLQATQLKAYWFNPRDGITTLIGDFKNDGVKEFQTPVSCPTCDWVLVVDDATKPWAGYGLPKAVKK